The window AAAACGGCACAATGAAATATGGCCGGAGTTGGCTGAACTCCTAAGGGAAGCAGGCATACGCGAGTACCATATTTTTCTTGACAAAGCAACAGGGACACTTTTCGCTTTCCAAAATCTTGAAGAGGAAAACCAAACCAACCATTTGGCAAAGGAAACCATAATGAAAAAATGGTGGGCATTTATGGGAGATATTATGGAGACCAACCCTGATCAATCTCCAAAAGTCAATCGACTTGAAAAAGTTTTCAGCCTTTAATACAAGACCTTTAATAATAATTTGATGTTTGATCGGATGGGTAATTATGCAAGTGCATGGCTGATGTTGTTCCCTTTTATACTCTTAGGGTGCGTATCAAGCTGCAAAAAAGAAAACCTTCAGCCTTCCGAACAGAATGTAGGACATTGGCCCGAGGAAACAGCTACTTCTAGGCCTTGGTCCAGATGGTGGTGGATGGGAAGTGCTGTGGATAAAGAAAACCTAAATTATTTGCTAGGTGAATACAAGAAAGCAGGGATCGGAGGCTTGGAAATTGCCCCAATATATGGGGCCAAAGGCTTTGAAAACAGATTTTTAGATTACCTCTCCCCGCAGTGGACTGAAATGCTTCATTATTCCATCAAGAAGGCAGACAGTCTGGGGATGGAGATAGATTTGACGCAGGGGACAGGTTGGCCCTTTGGTGGGAAAATGGTGAGTCCGGAAATGGCAGCAAAGAAAATGTTGGTTCAGGAATATGCTTATTCAGCCAGGGATGGTGTGGATCGACCTGTTTTAATTGAGGAAGATGAAATTAAAGGGGAGGTTCATTATTTACATAGCCTCATGGCCTTTCAAGATGGGGTGAAAGCCCAAAACATTACAAAATATGTTAAAGAAGATGGTTCTGTAGATTGGGATGAAAAAGGTAAATGGAAACTGATAGCGATTTTTGAAACCCAGACCGGTCAAAAAGTAAAAAGAGCAGCCCCGGGAGGAGAAGGTTACACTTTAGATCATTTTTCGGAAAAGGCAGTGAAGCAATACTTAGGATACTTTGACAATGCTTTATCGGGGGATTTTCCAGACATCAGGGCCTTTTACAATGATAGCTTTGAGGTTTATGGAGCTGATTTCACTGAGGATTTTTTTAATTTTTTTGAAAGGAGGAGAGGTTATGACCTCAGAAATCATTTAGATCAATTAAACACCGAAGAGGGATATCGTCTAAAGTCTGATTATAGGGAAACCATCAGTGAAATGCTGTTGGAAAACTTTACCAAGCAATGGTCTATTTGGGCAAAGGGCCATGGCAAACAGACAAAAAATCAAGCTCATGGTTCCCCCGGAAATCTATTGGATCTTTATGCAGCTGTTTCCATTCCCGAAGGGGAAACCTTTGGCTCTAGCTATTTCCCGATTCCCGGAATCAGAAGAGATAGTTCAGATATTCGGAATGTGGACCCCGATCCCATTATGTTAAAATTTGCATCTTCAGCTGCTCATATAAAAGGCAATAATTTGGTGTCTACAGAGACTTTTACTTGGTTAGGTGAGCATTTTAAATCTTCCTTTTCCCAAGCTAAACCTGAGCTGGAGCAGGCGTTTCTTGCAGGCGTCAACCATATGTTTTATCATGGCATAACCTATTCACCTAAGGAAGTGGATTTTCCCGGTTGGTTATTTTATGCCTCATTAAATTTAAATACCCACAACAGTTTATGGCCTCATCTTAAAGGGTTTAATGACTATATACAAAGGGTGCAGTCTGTATTACAGGCGGGGAAGCCAGACAATGAGCTGCTTGTGTATTGGCCGGTATATGATGTGTGGGCAGATCCTGAGGGGCTAGGAAAAACACTTACTGTCCATGGGATTGATGATTGGTTGCATCCGACTCCTTTTTATAAGGCTGTCAAGTCTTTAATGGATGTGGGCTATGGTGTAGATTTTATTTCCGATGAGCTGTTGAAAACCTTGCAGGTGGAGGGCAATTCCCTCACTGGGCCAAATGAAGAATTTAGATCTTCGGCCATTGTTGTACCCAAAACCAAATTCATGCCCTTGGCCACCCTAAAACAGTTAATGGACCTTTCTGAACAGGGGGCTCAAGTTATCTTTCAGGAAAAACCTTTGGATGTGCCAGGGTTTTATAAACATGGAACTAGAAGGCAAACCTTAGACAGCCTTTGGCAGCAGATCAATTTTAAACCATTTGCAAGTGGAGAGGTAGCCGACTATGGTAAAGGGCGCCTACTCTTAACAGATGAGATATCCTCGGCTCTGGCTTTTTTGGATGTCAGTCGAGAGAAGTTAACCGACATCGGTTTAAAGTTTGTCAGAAGAAAACTTGGAGAAGGCAAATATTATTACTTGGTAAATCATACAGCTAAGGAAATTAAGAGCTTTGTAGGCTTACAAACTCAAGTGAAGACAGCAGTACTAATGGATCCTGAGCAAGGAACAATTGGACGCGCTAAAACAAAATATGAACAAGGAATAACAGAAGTCGCTATATCCCTATTACCGGGACAATCAATTATTGTGCATGTAACAAATCAGGAAGCTGAAAACTTACCCCTATGGAAGTATGAAACAACAACTCCTAAAGTAATTGACAAGGAGAGTAATTGGTCCTTAACTTTTAAAAGTGGAGGTCCTGTTTTACCTGCCGATGTGGAATTAGCGACTCTTAAACCTTGGACGGCTATCGAAGGCGAGGCCTACAGTGATTTTTCAGGGCAGGCGGTTTATGAAAGTGATTTTACCCTCGATAAGATTAATGGAAATGCAAAATACATATTAAGTTTAGGTGAGGTGTTGGAAAGTGCTAAGGTCTGGATCAATGAAAAGGAAGTTGGTTATGCTTTTAGTATTCCTTACCGTTTGGACATTAGTGGTTTTGTAAAGAAGGGTGAGAATAAGATGAAAGTAGAAGTGGCAAATCTGATGGCGAATCATGTGAGATTTCTCGATAAGAATGAGATTATGTGGAGAAATTATCATGAAATAAATTTTGTGAATATAGACTACCAACCATTTGATGCCTCAGGTTGGAAAGTTATGCCTTCCGGCTTATCGGGTCCCGTTCAAATAGAAATACATGATTAATAGCATCTTTTGTGTAAATTATCAATTGGAAATAAGAGTATTTAACTTTATTTAGTAAATTTATTGAACACCTCACATGAGGATTTATATTGAAAGCCTAAATAACCTGACCCATGATTGAAGTGAAGCCCTTGATTCGTCTTGATGAAAATTCCAGGATTCCCAAGTATCAGCAAATAGTTAATTCTATTATTGAGGATATTGAAAGCCGTACCTTAGTGGTGGGGGATAAAATTCCGTCTATCAATGAAATTAGTGAAGAACACTATTTGTCCAGAGATACCGTAGAGAAAGCTTACAATCAGCTTAAAACAAAAAAGATTATCCTTTCGGTAAAAGGAAAAGGTTATTATGTGGCTAAAAACATATCTACCTCCAAGATTAGGGTTTTATACCTTTTGAATAAGCTCAGCAATTACAAACTTAAAACCTACAATTCTTTCATCGATAGTTTAGGTACAGATGCACAAGTTGATTTAAATATCTATCATTGTGATCCCAAACTACTGAAGAACATTCTCACCGAAAATTTAGGTGCATATGATTATTACGTTTTGATGCCTCATTTCAAGGATAGTCAAAATAGCCATTATAACTTGGATGAAGAGGTAATGAAATGTGTAAAAGGAATCCCTTCTGACAAACTGATTATCATGGATAATCAAATCCCGGAGTTGGGTGAAAGCGTAGCTTCAATTTATCAAGATTTCAAAAATGACATTTACAATGCCCTGATTGAAGGAGTCTTTCAACTTCAACAATATGAAAAGTTGATGCTTGTTTACCCCAATGATATCCTCTACCCCTACCCGAAAGAAATATTAAAAGGCTTCAATCAATTTTGTAAGGATTTTGAATTTGATTATGAAATATTGGACAAGGTTTATCCTGAAATGGAGCTTCGTCCTAAAGATGCCTTTATAGTCATTGAAGAAAATGATTTGGTCAATTTAGTTAAGCAGGTGAGAGAACAGCTTTATGAACCGGGGAAAGAAATTGGTATCATTTCCTACAACGACACACCATTAAAAGAACTATTAGGTATCACTGTGATCTCCACTGATTTTAGACTAATGGGAGAGACTGCTGCCTATATGATCAAGAAAAATAAAAAAGAATCAGTTAAAAATGTTTTCAAATTCATCAACCGAGGATCCATATAAGCGTAGCAAATGATGAAAATGAATTACAAGTATACTTTGCAAGTCTTAATTAACCCTTAATATTATCGGATTGGCTTATCTTCCCAAGGCTCAAAGCTTGCCGGGAGTGTTATGATTATCTATTTCTATGGAAAAAAACAAAAGTTTGGTAGATCGCCTCAATGCGGTCAATGAATATGAACAACAACCTATTCCCACCAATAAGCTGAAAGGCTGGAGAAACTTTTTAGGCACTTATGCAGGTGAGCATACAGCAGGAACTGAATTTGTAATAGGTCCATTATTTGTAGCACATGGTGCAAGTGCCATCGACTTGGTGACCGGACTTTTGTTTGGCAATATTTTAGCAGTATTAAGTTGGGCTTTTTTAACGGCCAAGATTGCGGTCAAAACAAGAGTAACCCTTTACTATTTATTGGAGAAGATTGCCGGTAAAAAGTTTACCTTGATTTATAACTTGGTCAATGCCGGACTTTTTTGCTTTTTAGCCGGGTCCATGATTGCTGTGGCAGCTACTGCAGTTGGGATTCCCTTTGACATGGCCATGCCACAGTTAACTGATGTATTGCCCAATAGTTTGGGGTGGGTTTTGACGGTGTTTGTAGTAGGAGCCATCACTACCTTGATTGCTATGTTTGGCTTTGATCAGGTTTCAAAATTTGCAATGGTAGCAGCTCCATGGATGATCATGGTATTCATTGCTGCCGCCTTGGCGGTATTGCCTCGGTTAGGCGTTACAGAGGTAGGGTCTTTTTGGTCAGTTGCGGAAAGCACAATTTGGACTGGAGTGCCTTTGGAAGGTCAAAGTAAATTTGGTTTTTGGCATATTTTATTCTTTGCTTGGTTTTGTAATATGGCCATGCATATAGGGATGGCTGATTTGTCTTTACTAAGGTATGCTAAGAAGTGGCAACAAGGATTTTCTTCTGCAACCGGAGTTTTCTTAGGGCATTTTATTGCTTGGATTGCTTCAGGGATTTTGTACTCTCTATTTTTGATCGAATCCAAAGGAAGCCTAACCTTTGCACCAGGGCCTATTGCCTATAGCGCTGTTGGTGTTGCCGGGGCAATATGTGTTGTTATCGCAGGGTGGACAACTGCTAACCCAACACTTTATAGGGCAGGCTTGGCCATACAATCTATAAATCCAAAATGGAAGACTTGGAAAGTAACTCTTTTGGTGGGTTTGTTTACGACCATAGCTGCTTGTTTTCCTGCTTTGGTCATGCGATTGCTAGAATTCGTGGCCTTGTATGGCTTGATTTTGATGCCGGTAGGGGCGGTAATATTTATAGATGTTTACATGCTTGAAAAAGTAGGATTGAAAGCAAATTATGCAGAATTCAAGGGGATATCGCTCAATTGGGCTGTGGCATTAACTTGGATCATTACTTTGTCTTTCTGTCTATTTTTAAACCTCGTGTTTGGGATTGAAATCTTCTTTTTAGGACTTCCGGGATGGTTTGTAGCTGTGTTGGTATACCTTGTGGCTAGTAAAATGAATCAAAAGAAATGAAACTATTATTGAAAATTATCTCCTTTATAGGCCTAGGTTTGAGTATCGTGCCGGCCATTCTAGTGTTTAGTGGCAGTATGCAGCCTGATACCTGTAAGCAGCTGATGTTTTTGGGCACTGTATTATGGTTTCTAACAGCTCCCTCTTGGATGATAAAAAGAGGAATCGCCAAAGAAGATTGATGGTTTCAAGAGAAATTTTGAAATATTGAGTTTAAAAATAGCTGTTTGTGTAAAATTTAGTAGTATTAATTTTGATTTTTACAGAATTAAAGTTTTGATCTTAAGGGGGATTGATTAAATTGTTTAATATTTTATAATCAATTAACCAACACCTCTTCAAGTGAAATTCAGGGATTTACGCGTTTGGATTTTCATCTTTGGCATCATGCTTTTAATAGGTGCCTATTTATACCAGCATTCTCAAACAAACCAAAACCAGTTAGAGTCGCAAGGTATAAAAGCCATCTACTTGGTCAAACAAAATTTTTTGGATTCCTTTTATAACTACCATGTGCAATTGGAAGGGTATTTTAAAAGGAATTTTTATGCATGGGCGGCAAAAGACGGTCAAAAAGCCGCATCTCCTATGGTGGAAATGTTTGATAAGGCCCCAAAGTTTGGTGTAGAAAAAATTCATAATTTTAAAGCAGACGAAAGACCGGAGCCACAACTTTTTGCCAACGATGGAATTGCACTTATTCATAAAGACACATCATACCGAGTAAAAGTCAAAGGTTTCAGGTTTTTTTTAAATGATAAAACAAAAGATGGAAACCTGCCAACATTGGATTTCATTTCCTTAAAGAGAAATATAGAAGAGAAGCTTCCGAACACGCTTTCTCAGGAGAAATTTACAGGTAGAGCTTTTGAAGTAGACCATTCAGTGTCCATCAACGATTTAATGGCGGGGAATGTACAGAGTTTATTCTTTGACCGGCTTTTTATTTTGGATCAATCAGGCATGGCCATCTATCCAAAAGGGGTGGCAGGTTTGCCTGTGGTAAATGTAGATTCATTGAGCCACAAACAGACTGTAGGGGAAAGAGAATTGGGGTTGAAAATATCAGGGAACGAATACAAAGCCTTTCTCTCACCTGCAATGATTGGAAACCAGGTTTTCTATTTGCTTGGAGCCAAAGAAAAATCTCGATTTGAACGAGTTGCGCTTAAAATTAATTTTAAAATTTTGAGTGCTTTCATCACACTTTTGACCTTGATTTTTGTCTCAATTCCGGTTATTAGTATTTTTAATTTAGGGGACGGAGATGTATTGACGAAGAAGAGAGTCATGGGCCTTGGGCTTTCCTTGATCATGGTAATGGTGATATCGGGGTTCTTCTTCTTTTCCCTTTTTCAAAACTATGAAAATGAATATGCCTCAGAAAAAAATCTTCACAATGTTAAGTCTGCTTTTTATTTAGAAGTTCAGCAATTGATAAATGAACTCGAAATTTTCAAGGAAGTAATCGGTAACAATATAGAAGACACAAAACAGTCTGAAGTTGAGATTAATAATGACAAAGAAATTAATGAGTTTCTAAAATTTGATTTGGAGGGCAATATTCTCAGAATGTTGCTTCCTAAGATGGATAGTTCAAGAAACAATATTGATTTTGGAATATTCCCCTTTATCTCAATAGCCAACAGGGATTATGTTCAAAAATTGAAGGCTGTCAAAGAGGAAAAATATTTTATTAGTGCCCATTCTTCCAAATCTACAGGGGAGCTGGAAGGTGTGATAAGCAAAAAGGATAAGGGGGTTGGATTTGCTTTGACTTTTCAATTAGATGCTATTGTGCCTAAGATTAGTAAAAACCACAGGTTTTTTATTTTCAAGCCCGATGGAAAGGTTTTATTGATTAGCAAAAAAGTCAATACACCTGTCAATTATCTTCAAGATGGCATAGGGCAAGAAAAATGGCAGGAGATCAAGACGCTTATAGAAAACAATAAAAATGCCGGGGATGATAAATTGTGGAAAACCCCAATTTATGTAAATGGACATGAATACCAAGCCTTGTTGAGTCCCATTTCCTCTGAATACTTTAATACTGAAAATTGGGTGCTTTATTTGGAAGATACCAACTTACAACATGCGCTTCATTCCTTGGCCTCTCTTGAAGGAATTGCAGTTTTTGTACCCTATCTTTTGGTTTTAGTTTTATTGGGTTTGCTCACGCTTGTTGCCCGAAAATCAAGCATCTACCTATCCTTTGAAGATTTCTCCTTTGCTTGGTATAGTCCATCTCCGAGAAAGAGACTTCGGTTTTTATGGCTCAATACTATACTATTGCTAGACGTGATTTTGTTTATTGGAATTTATCTTTTTCTTCCATTAAGCATTTTTAAGATTTACCTATGGTCTGCATTGTTTGCCATTCAATCTGGTACTTGTAATTTTCTTCTTCTGGCGACAGTTGGAAAGGATGATGGTAAGAAAAATATCAATGCCTTTATAGTAATGGCATGCTTGCTCTGGGTAGTTTTGGCTTCAATATTGGCTTATTTTACGTTTTTAAGTCAGGTGGGTACTCAGTATTTTATACTCACCCTATTCTTTATATTTCTAATTGCGGCGATGCAGGTATTATGCTATTACCTGTACCAAACACCTAAGTTTCCTACAGTCCGCTTTAGTAAGTGGGACAGGACCAAGACCCTATTCAAGCTGCACCGAGCTTTTACTCAGTTTTGGATAAGGTTAACAGGTGCCCCGGTAGACAAGCGAGTATTTGCCATTAACCTTCTTCTGTGGCTGATGATTGTAGGGTTTTTACCCGGTTATTTTATTCACCGGCAAATATTTAACCAAGAAAAAATTATTTGGAATTATGTAAGTGAAATGGAGGGTATTACGGACCAGAATGGGGTGATGGCTGATTCACTAAAACAAATGAAATTGCCTGAAGAAACCATAGATAGTCTACCACCTTTTTATATGGATTTGATTAAAATTCATGAAGAGTTTAGAAGGAATAACTTTGGAAGATTTTCTAATCAAGATGATGAATTGATAACCAATTTTATTGCAGCACCAAATCAAGCGTTGATAAAAGCATTCAACACCAAACCCAATATTTCTTCAGAGAAGTCAAACTTATGGGATGCCATTTGCTCCAACGTCTTTTTTTTAATGGTTTTGTTTCTTGTGCTTATTTGGCTCTTTAAAATGATAATGGTTTTAGGGAATAAAATATATCTCATCGATTATCACTTTACCAATGCTTTCGGCTTGCTTCCCGAGGGAGTGGAAAAACAGGATAATAGCTTTGTCATTGGAGTAGATGCTGCTAAATCCAGAGATTGGGTATTGCAGCAATTTGGGTGGCAATCTGAAGAAGTGTTATTGGTGAGTCTCTCAAGAGGTGAAGAGATGGAGATGCCTGAAATAAAGCCTATTCACAAAGGAGTGATTTTAGAAAACTTTCATTGCCTGGAAGATACCAATACCTTATTGAGTACAATGATTGCTTTTCAAAAAAACTATGGAAGAAAAGGCTTGGGGCTTTTCGTAACATCCGGAAGACCCCTACAAGAGATTTTACCAAATGAAATGTCTAAACAGTCAAAGCTACTAATTACTGAAATTTTTTCGGATTACCTTTTCCAATATGTCCCTATTGACTTTGATAATCAGAAAATCACCTTACCCTTTGTTGGCGCAGAGGCTAAATTCATAGATGAGGAATCCAAAGAAAGTTATGGTCAACGAATGAGGAGTGTTTTATTCAATGATGAGAAAACACATGACTTAGCCAGAGAAATAGCCTATGGTCCCAATGCCAAAGCCATTGCATCCCTTATCACTGAGGAGATTTCAAGAGATGAGTTAGAATTGCCACTTTCGCAAGAAAGGTATGAAAAATGTGTTTTGGCTATTCAGCGACACAATAAAGCCTATTATATGAACATTTGGACAGAGTTAAGTTTAAAGGAAAGAAAGATGGTTTATAACTATGCCACAGAAGGGTTTATTAATTTTTTCAACAAGGAGACCATGACCACCTTAATTCAAAAAGGGATAGTCAAGATGAATCCGGCAATGGACCGACTTGTATTATTCTCGGAGAGTTTTAGGAATTTTGTTTGTGTGTTCATCAGTGAAGAAGAAGTGGCAAGGTTTAAGCAAGACGAAAGCAGATCCGGTAATGCTAAAATGATACAAGCAGCAGTTTTCAGCTTTGTTTTAATATGCATTGCATTAATTAGCTTCTATGACCCCAATATATTGAATGAGACTTCTGCATATATCAGTGGATTTTTAGGTTTAGTAGGGACTATCTATAGTCTCCTAGCAAAAGGCTTTGGGAAAAAAACCAGCCAGGAAAGTGAATAATTTACTATCCTATCATTTTTGGTACTTTAATTGTTATTTTTTTAGAAACCACATAATGGTGCAATAGAGTGTTTGGTTTATTTTTTAACAAAAGATATATTCTTCTGTCTTATGATTTTTATTGTGCTATTAAATATAAAAAAGTACAAAATAATTGCGTATTCCTAAGTGATTCTATACATTTGGAAAGAAGGCAATTGATGTTTGACTATTAACTCCACAATATGGGATAAAACTCTACGTTATTTAAATATCTGTTTTATGAGTATAAGGGTAGGACCTAAAGACAGTGAATTAATTTCACAGTATAGAAATGGTAGTGAGATTGCCTTTGAAAGGTTGGTTGATAAGTACAAAACCAAAGTCTACACTACAATTTTGATGATAGTTAAGGAGCAAGGAGTTGCTGAAGATTTATTACAAGATGTATTTGTAAAAGTAGTTCAGACCCTCAATTCTGATCGTTATAATGAAGAGGGTAAATTTCAACCATGGTTGATGCGTATTGCGCATAATTTAGCTATAGATCATTTTAGAAAAATGAAACGCTATCCCATGGTGGTAATGGAGGATGGATCAAACGTTTTTAATACTTTACATTTTGCCGAACAGAATGTAGAGGATGTAAAAGTAAAAGATGAGACCTATGCCTTGGTTAGGCAGTTGATTGAAGAATTACCTGAAAGCCAAAAGCAAGTGTTAATCATGAGGCATTACATGGATTTAAGCTTTCAGGAAATTGCAGAACAAACTGGAGTCAGTATAAATACTGCCCTAGGAAGGATGCGGTATGCCCTTATCAATTTACGAAAGAAACTCAAACAAATAAATATTGCCTATGACCAAATCTTTTACGACAAATGACCTGATAAGGTATATTTATCAGGAAATGGAGGAAGAGGAGAACGATCAATTGATGCAAATCTTGCAGGGTGACCAACAGCTAATGCAAGAGTACATAAATTTGCTGAGCACAATTGAAAAATTAAACGTACTCTCCACCGAACCTTCCGAAAGCATTATTAACGCCATTAAGAAAAAGGCCCGGTCCAAAGGACTGGAAAAAGTTTAACACCAACAAACTTATTTTCCTGTCGTTGATTTAAACGACAGGATTTTTTTTGCTATAAAATTTCTTCAGGAAGGTCTTGATGTTCTACCTCAGAAATATTTTCTTAGCATACAATAGTTCCCACTTTTTAATTTCCCAAAGTAGAGTTAATCTCAGGAGGGAACAGACCTTGATTTGTAAATGGGTAATGGAAACACTGAAAAGTTTAGCCCTCTATTGTAAATCCCAAAGCTTAATTGTGACAACAAATCGATCAGATTAGTTGCAGACTGACCCGATGTGTTGCTATTTTGTAACCTGAATTGGTTTTGCAAATTCTCAGTAGCTTGAGCATGCGTTATAAACCAAGATCGGCTTTACCTTAATTTGTCTTTACGATTAACTATTTGGGTCTTGTTGTAGACCTGATACCTGTCCATATAGTAAACTTGAAGACAGTTGAATATTACGGGAATTAAAAGAATACAATCATGTTAAAAAAAGAGCGGTACAAGGCTTTTGTCGAACATTTTTCCGAAAATATGCCTGTGGCTGAAACAGAGTTGAAATTTGAGTCGACATTCCAACTGCTTATTGCTGTAGTGCTTAGTGCGCAGTGCACAGATAAAAGAATTAACATGGTAACACCTGCGCTTTTTAGGGATTTCCCAAGTCCTGAACATTTGGCAGCAAGTAATTTTGATGAATTATTTCCCTATATTAAAACAGTTTCCTACCCCAATAACAAAACCAAACATCTCTTAGGTTTAGGGAAAATGCTGGTAGAGGACTTTAATTCTGAAGTGCCGGACACGGTAAATGAACTTATAAAACTACCCGGAGTAGGAAGGAAGACAGCCAATGTAATTACCAGTGTAGTATGGAACCAACCCAATATGGCAGTAGATACGCATGTTTTCAGGGTTTCGAAAAGACTTGGTTTGGTCGCTCAAAAAGTAAAAACCCCCTTAGAAGTAGAAAAAGATTTAGTTAAACATCTTCCAAAAGAGGTCATTCATAAGGCACATCATTGGTTAATCCTACATGGTAGGTACGTTTGTCTGGCCAGAAAACCAAAATGTAATGAATGTACAATTACCTCTATTTGTAGGTATTATGAGAAAAACCGGGACAAAATAGCATTTGAGGAAGGGCTAAATAAGAAAACCTCTGTCAAATAATGTGCGGTGTTCATTTACTGGTTGATTCATCTGCAAAAGATGATGTTGCCATAACTAAGATGGTTGAAAGCTGTACCCATCGAGGACCGGACCATGCGGAGGTAATTAGGATCAGAAGAGGAATATTTCTTGCCTCCAATAGGTTGAAAATTTCGGACCTGAGAGATGAAGCCAATCAACCTATATCCAATCAGGAGCAAAACGCTTTTTTGTCGTGGAATGGGTTTTTATACAATTACCAAGACTTAAAAAATCAACTGTTGGAAGAAGGGGTTGTTTTTAAAACTCGCTCAGATGGAGAGGTTTTGTTTCATTGGTTAAAAGAGAAAGGGACAAAGGGGATTGCAGCGATCGAAGGAATGTTCGCCCTTGTTTTTGTAGATCTAATAAGCAGTGAAATTATTTTGGCCAGAGACCCTGTGGGGATGAAATCGTTGTATTTTTATCAGGGTGAAAATAAGCTTTTGTGCTCATCTGAGGTAAATTGTTTGTTAAAGGCCGGGGGGGGTAAAAAAGGTTTTGATACAGATCAAATTGTGCCTTTTTGGTATTTGAGGACATCTTTACCAACCAATTCATTTTTTAAGGAAA of the Cyclobacterium marinum DSM 745 genome contains:
- a CDS encoding GntR family transcriptional regulator; this encodes MIEVKPLIRLDENSRIPKYQQIVNSIIEDIESRTLVVGDKIPSINEISEEHYLSRDTVEKAYNQLKTKKIILSVKGKGYYVAKNISTSKIRVLYLLNKLSNYKLKTYNSFIDSLGTDAQVDLNIYHCDPKLLKNILTENLGAYDYYVLMPHFKDSQNSHYNLDEEVMKCVKGIPSDKLIIMDNQIPELGESVASIYQDFKNDIYNALIEGVFQLQQYEKLMLVYPNDILYPYPKEILKGFNQFCKDFEFDYEILDKVYPEMELRPKDAFIVIEENDLVNLVKQVREQLYEPGKEIGIISYNDTPLKELLGITVISTDFRLMGETAAYMIKKNKKESVKNVFKFINRGSI
- a CDS encoding glycosyl hydrolase; this encodes MFDRMGNYASAWLMLFPFILLGCVSSCKKENLQPSEQNVGHWPEETATSRPWSRWWWMGSAVDKENLNYLLGEYKKAGIGGLEIAPIYGAKGFENRFLDYLSPQWTEMLHYSIKKADSLGMEIDLTQGTGWPFGGKMVSPEMAAKKMLVQEYAYSARDGVDRPVLIEEDEIKGEVHYLHSLMAFQDGVKAQNITKYVKEDGSVDWDEKGKWKLIAIFETQTGQKVKRAAPGGEGYTLDHFSEKAVKQYLGYFDNALSGDFPDIRAFYNDSFEVYGADFTEDFFNFFERRRGYDLRNHLDQLNTEEGYRLKSDYRETISEMLLENFTKQWSIWAKGHGKQTKNQAHGSPGNLLDLYAAVSIPEGETFGSSYFPIPGIRRDSSDIRNVDPDPIMLKFASSAAHIKGNNLVSTETFTWLGEHFKSSFSQAKPELEQAFLAGVNHMFYHGITYSPKEVDFPGWLFYASLNLNTHNSLWPHLKGFNDYIQRVQSVLQAGKPDNELLVYWPVYDVWADPEGLGKTLTVHGIDDWLHPTPFYKAVKSLMDVGYGVDFISDELLKTLQVEGNSLTGPNEEFRSSAIVVPKTKFMPLATLKQLMDLSEQGAQVIFQEKPLDVPGFYKHGTRRQTLDSLWQQINFKPFASGEVADYGKGRLLLTDEISSALAFLDVSREKLTDIGLKFVRRKLGEGKYYYLVNHTAKEIKSFVGLQTQVKTAVLMDPEQGTIGRAKTKYEQGITEVAISLLPGQSIIVHVTNQEAENLPLWKYETTTPKVIDKESNWSLTFKSGGPVLPADVELATLKPWTAIEGEAYSDFSGQAVYESDFTLDKINGNAKYILSLGEVLESAKVWINEKEVGYAFSIPYRLDISGFVKKGENKMKVEVANLMANHVRFLDKNEIMWRNYHEINFVNIDYQPFDASGWKVMPSGLSGPVQIEIHD
- the rhaM gene encoding L-rhamnose mutarotase, giving the protein MRAININGIMGLTPRSRKKIDKTIMISVAFTMKLLPGNEEEYEKRHNEIWPELAELLREAGIREYHIFLDKATGTLFAFQNLEEENQTNHLAKETIMKKWWAFMGDIMETNPDQSPKVNRLEKVFSL
- the nth gene encoding endonuclease III, with the protein product MLKKERYKAFVEHFSENMPVAETELKFESTFQLLIAVVLSAQCTDKRINMVTPALFRDFPSPEHLAASNFDELFPYIKTVSYPNNKTKHLLGLGKMLVEDFNSEVPDTVNELIKLPGVGRKTANVITSVVWNQPNMAVDTHVFRVSKRLGLVAQKVKTPLEVEKDLVKHLPKEVIHKAHHWLILHGRYVCLARKPKCNECTITSICRYYEKNRDKIAFEEGLNKKTSVK
- a CDS encoding purine-cytosine permease family protein → MEKNKSLVDRLNAVNEYEQQPIPTNKLKGWRNFLGTYAGEHTAGTEFVIGPLFVAHGASAIDLVTGLLFGNILAVLSWAFLTAKIAVKTRVTLYYLLEKIAGKKFTLIYNLVNAGLFCFLAGSMIAVAATAVGIPFDMAMPQLTDVLPNSLGWVLTVFVVGAITTLIAMFGFDQVSKFAMVAAPWMIMVFIAAALAVLPRLGVTEVGSFWSVAESTIWTGVPLEGQSKFGFWHILFFAWFCNMAMHIGMADLSLLRYAKKWQQGFSSATGVFLGHFIAWIASGILYSLFLIESKGSLTFAPGPIAYSAVGVAGAICVVIAGWTTANPTLYRAGLAIQSINPKWKTWKVTLLVGLFTTIAACFPALVMRLLEFVALYGLILMPVGAVIFIDVYMLEKVGLKANYAEFKGISLNWAVALTWIITLSFCLFLNLVFGIEIFFLGLPGWFVAVLVYLVASKMNQKK
- a CDS encoding RNA polymerase sigma factor, with the protein product MSIRVGPKDSELISQYRNGSEIAFERLVDKYKTKVYTTILMIVKEQGVAEDLLQDVFVKVVQTLNSDRYNEEGKFQPWLMRIAHNLAIDHFRKMKRYPMVVMEDGSNVFNTLHFAEQNVEDVKVKDETYALVRQLIEELPESQKQVLIMRHYMDLSFQEIAEQTGVSINTALGRMRYALINLRKKLKQINIAYDQIFYDK